A section of the Pseudomonas prosekii genome encodes:
- a CDS encoding LysR family transcriptional regulator: MFDWNDLRFFLELQRSGRLLTAARRLNTTHATVARHIEAIEKSLGTALFVQHAQGYQLTPAGEALLKHAEAMENVALLAQEEITQSTAPLGKIRVGVTEGLGIMFLASRMNGLFERYPGLEVELVAVPRFVSILNREAEISIHLERPAADMLVTRKLTDYRLALYASQAYLDQAPPLLSREDLGRHAWIGYVDDLLFSQELMFLNSFCRNPRVVFHSTSVIAQHQAARSGLGIAVLPCYMASADPQLVALLPDESILRSYWISTRRELHKSVRLRVLWDYVAQLCEREQGLLLGSER; the protein is encoded by the coding sequence ATGTTCGATTGGAATGACCTGCGGTTTTTTCTCGAGTTACAGCGCAGCGGTCGGTTGCTCACGGCCGCCCGCCGTTTGAACACCACCCACGCCACGGTGGCCCGGCACATCGAGGCGATTGAAAAGAGCCTCGGCACTGCGCTGTTCGTCCAGCACGCGCAGGGTTATCAACTGACGCCGGCCGGGGAGGCGCTGCTCAAGCATGCCGAAGCAATGGAAAATGTCGCGCTGCTGGCGCAAGAGGAAATCACCCAGTCGACCGCGCCGCTGGGCAAGATCCGCGTCGGCGTAACCGAGGGGCTGGGCATCATGTTTCTCGCCAGCCGCATGAACGGGTTGTTCGAGCGTTATCCTGGCCTCGAAGTGGAACTGGTGGCGGTGCCGCGCTTCGTCAGCATCCTCAACCGCGAAGCGGAAATCAGCATTCACCTCGAACGCCCGGCCGCCGACATGCTGGTCACGCGCAAACTCACTGACTATCGCCTCGCGCTCTACGCCAGCCAGGCCTACCTCGACCAGGCGCCGCCGCTGCTCAGCCGCGAAGACCTCGGCCGCCATGCGTGGATCGGCTACGTCGACGATTTGCTATTCAGCCAGGAACTGATGTTCCTCAACAGCTTCTGCCGCAACCCGCGAGTGGTGTTCCACAGCACCAGCGTGATCGCCCAGCACCAGGCTGCGCGCTCGGGGCTGGGCATTGCGGTGTTGCCTTGTTACATGGCGAGTGCGGATCCGCAGTTGGTGGCGCTGTTGCCGGACGAAAGCATTCTGCGCAGTTATTGGATCAGCACGCGGCGCGAACTGCATAAATCGGTGAGATTGCGCGTGTTGTGGGATTACGTGGCGCAATTGTGCGAGCGCGAGCAAGGGTTGCTGCTGGGCAGTGAACGCTGA
- a CDS encoding DNA alkylation repair protein: MTAAEQPAPALKEIFNAERLKHIATEMTAIYPAFDAKAFLKMTNDGLAELSIMQRMARVSECLHAVLPLSYEESLEVLRALAPRLNSGFVSISLPHYVAMYGAHSFEQSMAALKYFTTFGSSEFAIRHFLRSDLERSLALMLEWSGDANEHVRRLASEGSRPRLPWSFRLEQIQADPTLAAAILDNLKADESLYVRKSVANHLNDITKDHPEWVLDLIEGWSLENRHTAWIAKHALRSLIKQGNQRALAVIGAGGKPEVEIVGVKVEPAVIRLGQKISLSFTLKSIVPDSQRLVIDYAIDYVKANGSTSAKVFKLKALTLPGHASEFVTRSQQIKELTTRRHYAGQHAVHIMVNGERLASSSFEILP, encoded by the coding sequence ATGACTGCCGCCGAACAACCCGCCCCGGCATTGAAGGAGATTTTCAACGCCGAGCGCCTCAAGCACATCGCCACCGAAATGACCGCGATTTACCCGGCATTCGACGCCAAGGCTTTCCTGAAAATGACCAACGATGGCCTCGCCGAATTGTCGATCATGCAGCGCATGGCTCGGGTCAGCGAGTGCCTGCACGCCGTGTTGCCGTTGAGTTATGAAGAATCCCTCGAGGTGCTGCGCGCCCTCGCCCCTCGGCTGAACAGCGGTTTTGTGAGTATTTCGCTGCCGCATTATGTGGCGATGTATGGCGCGCATTCGTTTGAGCAATCGATGGCGGCGCTGAAGTATTTCACGACGTTCGGCTCGTCCGAGTTCGCGATCCGGCATTTCCTGCGCAGCGACCTTGAGCGTTCGCTGGCGCTGATGCTGGAGTGGTCGGGCGATGCCAACGAACACGTCCGGCGCCTCGCCAGCGAAGGCAGTCGCCCGCGTCTGCCGTGGTCGTTTCGGCTGGAGCAGATTCAGGCTGACCCGACGTTGGCGGCGGCGATTCTCGACAACCTCAAGGCTGATGAAAGCCTGTATGTGCGCAAGTCCGTGGCCAATCACCTCAACGACATCACCAAGGATCACCCGGAATGGGTGCTGGATTTGATCGAAGGCTGGTCGCTGGAAAACAGGCACACGGCGTGGATCGCCAAACATGCGCTGCGCAGTTTGATCAAACAGGGCAATCAGCGCGCGCTGGCGGTGATCGGCGCGGGCGGCAAGCCTGAAGTTGAGATTGTCGGAGTGAAGGTTGAGCCGGCGGTGATTCGCCTGGGGCAGAAAATCAGCCTGTCGTTCACGCTGAAATCCATAGTCCCGGACAGTCAGAGATTGGTGATCGACTATGCAATCGATTACGTCAAAGCCAACGGCAGCACTTCCGCGAAGGTGTTCAAGCTCAAAGCACTGACCTTGCCCGGGCACGCCAGCGAGTTTGTCACCCGCAGCCAGCAGATCAAGGAACTGACCACGCGCCGGCATTACGCGGGGCAGCACGCGGTGCACATCATGGTGAATGGCGAGAGGCTGGCAAGCAGCTCATTCGAAATCCTCCCCTAG
- a CDS encoding TraR/DksA family transcriptional regulator, with protein sequence MTKDKLLAMPADDYMNAEQHAFFSELLQNMKVETHERIEQNRIAIESLDTPADPADAASVEEERTWLVNAIDRDQRMLPQLEQALERIKEDSFGWCDDSGEAIGLKRLLISPTTKYCIEAQERHEQIDKHQRQA encoded by the coding sequence ATGACAAAGGACAAGTTGCTGGCCATGCCGGCGGATGACTACATGAATGCCGAGCAACATGCTTTTTTCTCTGAGCTGTTGCAGAACATGAAAGTCGAAACCCACGAGCGCATCGAGCAGAACCGCATCGCCATCGAAAGCCTGGATACTCCGGCTGACCCGGCCGACGCTGCTTCCGTTGAAGAAGAGCGCACCTGGCTGGTCAACGCGATCGATCGCGACCAGCGCATGCTGCCTCAGTTGGAACAGGCTCTGGAACGCATCAAAGAAGACAGCTTTGGCTGGTGCGACGACAGCGGCGAGGCCATCGGCCTGAAGCGCCTGCTGATCAGCCCGACCACCAAGTACTGCATCGAAGCCCAAGAGCGTCACGAACAGATCGACAAGCACCAGCGTCAGGCCTGA
- a CDS encoding methyl-accepting chemotaxis protein, translated as MISTEQATSTLSREALSAASEAHQSSAAGRTELIESISRMHQLSERASASRELIEALSLRSDDIQRVTLVIQSIASQTNLLALNAAIEAARAGEHGRGFAVVADEVRGLAARTATATGEVGEMVADIQQRTAQVVEQIRQLSGDLDVGVQQVEHTGQHLDNIARLAAGVEQQVGEIARGAETNREQLDSLFHAIEQMRSDLAISDEQTRRLAEAAVQMEGQAETISERLAEVGLDDYHQRIYDLAREGASQIAARFEADVDQGRVSLDDLFDRNYQAIAHTAPAKFQTRFDRYTDQVLPAIQEPLLPRHEGLVFAIACTQQGYVPTHNAVFSQPLTGDPQVDTVQNRTKRKFADRTGIRCGSHQQLVLLQTYTRDTGELMHDLSVPIMLKGRHWGGLRLGYKPEKPR; from the coding sequence ATGATTTCCACCGAACAGGCGACTTCGACGCTCAGCCGCGAAGCGTTGAGCGCTGCCAGCGAAGCCCATCAAAGCAGCGCCGCCGGGCGCACCGAGTTGATCGAATCGATTTCGCGCATGCATCAGCTCAGCGAACGCGCGAGCGCCAGCCGCGAACTGATCGAAGCCTTGAGCCTGCGCAGCGACGATATTCAGCGTGTCACGCTGGTGATCCAGTCCATCGCCAGCCAGACCAATCTGCTCGCACTCAACGCCGCCATCGAAGCGGCGCGGGCCGGCGAGCACGGTCGAGGTTTTGCGGTGGTCGCCGATGAGGTGCGCGGTTTGGCCGCGCGTACGGCGACGGCAACGGGTGAAGTCGGGGAAATGGTCGCTGACATTCAGCAACGCACGGCGCAAGTGGTCGAGCAGATCCGCCAACTCTCCGGCGATCTCGACGTCGGTGTGCAGCAGGTCGAGCACACCGGTCAGCACCTCGACAACATCGCACGCCTGGCCGCCGGTGTTGAACAGCAGGTCGGCGAAATCGCCCGTGGCGCCGAAACCAATCGCGAACAACTGGACAGTCTGTTCCACGCCATCGAACAGATGCGCAGCGATTTGGCGATCAGTGATGAGCAAACCCGACGCCTGGCCGAGGCCGCTGTGCAAATGGAAGGTCAGGCTGAAACCATCAGCGAGCGCCTCGCCGAAGTCGGTCTGGACGATTATCACCAGCGCATTTATGACCTCGCCCGCGAAGGCGCGAGTCAGATTGCCGCGCGTTTTGAGGCGGATGTCGATCAGGGCCGGGTGAGCCTGGATGACTTGTTTGATCGCAATTACCAGGCGATTGCGCACACTGCCCCGGCGAAGTTCCAGACGCGTTTCGACCGGTACACCGATCAGGTGCTGCCGGCGATTCAGGAACCGTTGTTGCCGCGCCATGAAGGTCTGGTGTTTGCGATTGCCTGCACGCAGCAAGGGTATGTGCCGACGCATAACGCTGTGTTCAGCCAGCCGCTGACGGGCGATCCGCAGGTCGATACCGTGCAGAACCGCACCAAACGCAAGTTCGCCGACCGCACCGGGATTCGTTGTGGCAGCCATCAGCAACTGGTGCTGTTGCAGACGTACACGCGCGACACCGGTGAGCTGATGCACGATTTGTCGGTGCCGAT